DNA from Microbacterium sulfonylureivorans:
GCAGGATGCGGTCGGGGATGCCGGGTTCGACGTCGTCGCGGAGTTCCTCGCGTTCACGCCCGACCACGTGCAGCAGGACCTCGACCTGTTCGAGGGGCGCATCGGGCAGTACGTCTTCATCAGCTCGGCGTCGGCCTACGAGAAGCCGCCGAGGCGGCTGCCGGTGACCGAGTCGACGCCGCTGCGCAATCCGTTCTGGCGCTACTCGCGCGACAAGATCGCGTGCGAGGACGTCCTGGTCGGCGCCCACCGCGAGCGCGGGCTGCCCGTCACGATCGTCCGCCCGTCGCACACCTACGACGAGCGCCTGCTGCCGACCCTCGGCGGCTGGACCGACATCGAGCGGATGCGCGCCGGCAAGCCGGTCGTCATCCACGGCGACGGCACGAGCCTGTGGACCATCACGCACTCCGACGACTTCGCAGTCGCCTTCACGGGGCTCCTCGGCAACCCCGCGGCGATCGGCGAGGCGTTCACGATCACCGGGACGCACGCGCCCAGCTGGAACCAGATCTACGGCTGGCTCGCCGACGCGGCCGGGGTCCAGCATCCTGATTTCGTGCACGTCGCGTCCGACACGATCGCCGCGTTCGAGCCAGAGCTGGGCCCGACCCTCATCGGCGACAAGGCCCACTCGATGCTCTTCGACAACGCCAAGGTGACGGCGCTCGTGCCGGACTTCCGCACGACGATAACGTTCGACGAGGGTGCCCGTCGCATCCTCGCCCACTACGACGCCCACCCCGACGAGCAGCGCGTCGACGCGGACCGCGATGCGCTGTTCGATCGCATCGCGGCCCACGCCCGGTCCGCAGGCTGACGCCTAGCGCGTGATGTCGCGCACGGTGCCGCGCTCGAGGCGCAGGCGCCGCCGTGCCCGCTTCGCCACCGCAGAGTCGTGCGTGACCACGATGAGCGTCAGCCCCTCGGCGCACAGTGCCTCGAGCACGGCGAGGATCTCGTCGCGCATGCTCTCGTCGAGGTTGCCCGTGGGCTCGTCGGCGAGGAGCACGCGCGGCCGCTTGACGATCGCGCGGGCGATCGCGACGCGCTGCTGCTGACCGCCGGAGAGCTCGCCGGGGCGGTGGTCGCCGCGGTCATCGAGCCCGACGTGCGCGAGCGCCTCGGCGACGCGCACCGTGCGCTCCTCCTTCGGCAGGCCGAGCGGCTCCAGCGCCATGTCGACGTTCTCCGCCGCCGTGAGCGTCGGGATGAGGTTGAATCCCTGGAACACGAACCCGATCTCGCGGGCGCGCACCCGGCCCAGCTCGGCGTTCGAGGCCTCGGCCAGATCGATCTCGCCGAGGCGGACGCTCCCCGTGGTGGGCCGGTCGAGCGCTCCCAGCAGCTGCAGGAGCGTGGACTTGCCGCCGCCGGTCGGTCCCTGGATGGTCACGAAGTCGCCCTGCGAGATGTCGAGGTCGACGCCGGCGAGCGCCTTCACGACGCGGTCCTTCTGACGGTAGGTGCGGGTGACGCCTGCCAGTCGGTACAGCGCGGGGGGCGCGGCATCCGTCTGCGTCGTCGCCTCGGGGTCGAGCATGGTCATCGTCGGTTCTCCTGTCGTGTGCGGGTCGATGGTCGCGTCTGCGGGTGCGGTGGAGTCGGTCATGGGATGCCTCACGAGACCGATCGCAGTGCTTCGGCAGGACTCAGCCGCGCGGCACGCCATCCGCCGAACGCTCCGGCGACGAGTCCGCCCAAGAGGGCGAGGCCGAGCGCCGCCACGACGACCCACAGTGTGACGGGGGCGTGGAGCACGATCTCCGTCGCCCCCTGCTGGAGGGTGTTCGCGAAGCCGCCGCCGGGGCCGCCCATGTTCTCTCCTCCGGGGCCGCCCTGCGTGACCGGCCCGGTCGACGGCGCGGTCGAGATGGTCGGCGACACGAGGTTGATCGCCCAGATGCCGAGGAACCCGATCACGAGCCCCGCGGCGCCGCCGAGGAGTCCCTGCACCACGGACTCCCCCGCGACCTGGCCGACGACGCGGCCGTTGGACCAGCCGATGGCCTTGAGCGTGCCGAACTCCCGGGTGCGGCGCGAGACGCCGGAGATGGTGAACAGCACGGCGAGGGCGAGCGCGACGGCGAGCACGATGATCGACAGCCACGTGCCGAGGTTCGTGATGAGCGACGACGCACTCGAGAGCGATCCGGAGACGTTCGCGGCGAGGTCGGACTGCGAGCTGACGGTCGCGTCGGGCAGCGCCTCCTGCAGGTCCTCCTGCACGGCGGTGATCGCGTCGGACGAATCGGCCTGCACATACACCGTCGACACCACGTCGCCGGTACCGGCGAGCGTCTGCGCGACGTCGAGGGGGATGTACACGTTCGCCGCCGTGTCGGCCTCGCTCGACGTGGAGGCGACGATGCCGACGACCTCGAACTCCTCCCCGCCGACGTCGATGGCGTCGCCGACGGCGACCTCCGCGGTCGAGGCGTATGCGGCGTCGAGCACGGCGACGTTCTCGCCCTCGTCGCCGGATGCGAGCGCCCGCCCGTCGCTGAGGCTCACGGCCGACATCGGGCCCACCTCCGACTCGGCCGGCTCGATGCCGAGCACGGTGAACGAGTCGACGTCGAACGAGCCGCCGCCGAATCCTCCACCGCCGCCGTCCTGAGGCGGCGCCTGACCGGTGGTGCCCGACTCGGTCGGGGGCGGCGGCAGCTCGCCCGAGAACGTCATGTTCGTGAGGCTGAGTGCGCCGGATGCCGCGGCCACCCCGTCCACACCGGACACGGTGTCGAGCACGCTCGCCTCGAGGGTCGCGCGCATCGGCTCCGAGACGAGCCGGGACTGGCTGAGCTCGGTGGTGCCGTCGTCGGCGGTCTCGCCGCCGTCCTCGCCGAACTCGAACGCCTGGCCGCGACCTGCTCCAGGCTCGGCCATCGCGCCGGTGACCGTGAGGTCGGTGCCGACGCCGTAGACCGACTCGAGCGCCTGTGCCTGAGCGTCGCGCACGCCGGCGGCGAGCGAGTTGACGATCATCACGAGCGCGATGGCGATCGCGAGTCCGGTCGCGACGATGATCGTCTGCTTCTTGCGGCCGGCCAGTTCCCGCCGCAGATACGTTCCGTACATGGGTCTCCTCCCGGCAGGCGAGGTGCCGGCCGTCGAGAGCGAAGCTAGGGACCGCGTCGATGCAGAACTCCAGCGGAGGCTATGAACCGGTTATGTGCGCGCTTCCGCACTCACAGCATCCGCATAGCGCTCGCCATAGGAAGCACATAGGAACGCGAGCACAATGGACCCATGACCAACGCCACGCCCGCACTCCTGCGTCCCGACGGCTCGCCCCTGCGCGTGCTCGTCGTCGATGACGAGCAGATGCTCACCGACCTCCTGTCGATGGCCCTGCGCATGGAGGGGTGGGAGGTGCGCACCGCAGGCTCGGGCTTCCAGGCGCTCCAGGCGGCCCGCGAGTTCTCGCCCGACGCCATGGTGCTCGACGTCATGATGCCCGACCTCGACGGCATGGCCGTGCTGCAGCGCCTGCGCCAGTCGGGCGACGACGTGCCGGTGCTCTTCCTGACCGCGAAGGACGCCGTGAGCGACCGGGTCGCGGGTCTCACCGCCGGCGGCGACGACTACGTCACGAAGCCGTTCTCACTCGAAGAGGTCGTGGCGCGCCTGCGCGGCCTCATGCGCCGCGCGGGAACGGCGCACGCGTCGGGCGCGGAGCCGATCCTCCGCGTCGCCGACCTCACCCTCAACGAGGACAGCCACGAGGTCGAGCGGGCCGGCGCCGAGATCGAGCTGACCGCGACCGAGTTCGAGCTGCTGCGCTACCTCATGCGCAACCAGCGCCGGGTCGTCTCGAAGGCGCAGATCCTCGACCGCGTCTGGAACTACGACTTCGGCGGACGCTCCAGCGTCGTCGAGCTGTACATTTCCTACCTCCGCAAGAAGATCGACCACGGCCGCGATCCCCTCATCCACACGGTGCGCGGCGTCGGCTACATGATCAAGGCCCCGCAATGACCGACGCCCGAACCGAGAACCCGGCGGATGCCGCGGCCGCTCCCCCGGCGCGGGACGAGGCATCCCGTCGTCGGCCCTGGACGCTGCAGAACAAGCTCATCGTCACCGTCGTCGCGATCACGTCGCTGATCATGGTGCTCGTCGGAGTGACGACGAGCGCGATCCTCGGGACCGTCCTCGAGGACAGCCTGACGAACCAGGTGAAGAGCTCGGCCCAGCGCACGGCGGCGATGGTGCGCCAGCCGGTGGCGTCGGGGATGACGGCGGAGCAGATCCTCAATCAGATGCCCCAGCAGCCCGGCTTCCTCCTCGCCGTGCAGGCACCGCTCGGAGAGCCGACCGCGGCCTACGTCGACTCCGACGGTGCGGTCGTGGCGCTCACGACCGACCAGATCACCCAGCTCGTGGACGGCCTCCGCAGCGATACGCCGTTCGTCGTCACGATCGACGAGGTCGGGACCTTCCGGGTGGACGGCGAGTCGGGCGTCGTGGTCGGAATCTCCCGCGATCAGGTGGCCGTCAACATCGGGCGGATGCTCACGACGATCGGCCTGCTGACGCTCGGTGGCCTCATCCTCCTCGCCCTGGCCACCGCGTGGACGATCCGGGCCGGCCTCGCGCCGCTGCGCGCCGTCGCCGACACGGCCGAGCGCGTCTCGAGGATCCCGCTCGACCAGGGCGAGGTCTCGATCCCCGAGCGCGTTCCCGCGCGACAGGCCGATCCCCGCACCGAGGTCGGCCGAGTCGGCGAGGCGCTCAACACGCTCCTCGACCACGTCGGCACGTCGCTGACCGCGCGTCAGCGCAACGAGGAGCGCATGCGCACCTTCGTGGCCGATGCCAGCCACGAGCTGCGGACGCCGCTCGCGTCCATCCGCGGCTACTCGGAGCTGTCCCTGCGCGCCCTCTCGAAGGACCACCGCGCCGCCACGATCGAGACGACCGAGGCGTCCCTCGAGCGCATCCAGGCGCAGTCGCTGCGCATGACGACGCTCGTCGAGGACCTGCTGCTGCTCGCCCGGCTGGACGAGGGGCAGGAGCTCGTCTACGGCACGGTCGACCTGACCCGCCTCGCGATCGAGGCCGTCGGCGACGCCCGACCGGCGGGGCCCGACCACCAGTGGGTCATGGACCTCCCCGACGCCCCGGTGCAGATCGCCGGCGACACCGGCCGCCTGCACCAGGTCGCCGCCAACCTGCTCGCGAACGCGCGCACGCACACGCCCGCCGGCACGACGGTCACGGTGACGGTCGAACGGGATGCCGACACCGCCGTCCTGCGCGTCCACGACGACGGCCCCGGCATAGAGCCGACGCTGCGCGACGAGCTCTTCGAGCGGTTCTCGCGCGCCGACCGGTCGCGCGCCCGCCAGACGGGCGGCACCGGGCTCGGCCTCTCCATCGCCCGAGCGATCGTCGACGCGCACGGCGGCACGATCTCGGTCGAGAGCGTTCCCGGGGACACGACCTTCGAGGTGCGTCTTCCCGCCAGACCTCTCGACCCGGCCGACAGCGCCGTCTCCGAGGAGCCGACGATGGACGCTCCCGCCGACGAGGACCAGCCCGTCACGCCCTAGCCGAACCAGGTCGGCGGTCGTGACCAGACCCGTCCGGCCCGCCCCCGGGGGTGGGCAGGTCAGTAGCCGCTGAAGGCGTCGGTGGTGATCGACCGGGCCTTCTCGAGCGCCGGCGCGAGGTCGGCGATGAGTCCGGCCGGACCGGAGATGTACGCGTGGCGTGCCGCGATGTCGGGCACGACGGTCACGAGACCCTCCGCGTCGAGCCGCACACCGCGCGCCCAGAGCCAGTTCGCAGGCAGATCGGCCGGCCGGTCGCGCGTGAACACGACGACCGATATCCCGGCTGCCTCGAGATCGGCGCGGTACGCGAGCTCGGACGCGTCCGAGGCGACGTAGACGAGCACGATGTCGCGCTCCTCGCCCGCCGCACGCATGTGCCGGATCTGCGAGACGAACGGCGTCACGCCGATGCCCGCCGCGACCATGAGGATCGGGGCGCCGTCGCGCTTGGGAAGGACGAAGTCGCCCCACACGCCGGTGATCGCCAGCCGCTCCCCCGGCGCCACCCGGGCGAGCGCCTTCTTGTACGAGGACTGCGGCTTCGCCGACGCGGCCGAGCTCTCCTTGAAGGCGACGCGAAGGAGAGGAAGGTCTTCGGGCGCGGAGGCGATGCTGAATTCGCGGCGCGTGCCGCGGGCGTCGGGGTGCGCGTGCGGCACCTCGAGCTCGAGGTACTGGCCGGGGACGAACGACAGCCGGTCGTGCACGCGGAACGTCAGCTCCTGCACGGTCGGCGTGCGCTCGGCTCGGGAATCGAGGGTGAGCCGCACCGCGGTGCGGACCGCGAACGCGAAGGCGACCGCGTTGCCGATCAGCAGGGCGCGCTCCTGCCCGAGCGAGATGTCGCCGAGCGGGATCGGCCATCCGGCCAGCACGCCGACGATCGCGGCCACCGTGAACTGCTGCCAGCGACGCGGTGGGAGCGTGAGCGGCTCGGACAGCATGAACGCGCCGAGGAACAGGAACGGCGACGACCACAGGATCTGCCAGAACACGGTCATCGAGTCGACGACGGCTCCGGCCGCCTGCAGCTGCGCGGCGGTGCGGAGCACCGCGATCGCGACCGCGATCACGAGGAACACCGCCACCACGCGGATCTTCTCGGTGCGCCACAGCACGGCGAGGCCGAGCACGACGACGGGCAGCGCGAGCGCCTGCGTGCCGACCCACCACGACGACGCTCCGAGTGCCGGCCACGCGATGCTCAGGAGGGTGAGAACGGTCGCTCCGACGGCGGCCGGGTTGAAGATGTGGCGCCCTCGCCACGCGAGGAGGTACTTCGAGAGGGAGGCCGCGGCCGCCGCGATCGCGATGCCGCCGAGCGCGGCGACATCGAGCGTCGGGCGCAGCACGAAGAGCAGGATGTGCGCGGTGATCAGCGACGACTCGAGGCGCCAGGGCAGGTGCAGGACGCGCTGGGCCGCGGCATCCACTCCCACGCAGACGGCGGAGAGGACGGCGAGCGTCGCGATCAGCTCGAGAGGAGAGGGCCCGACCAGATCGAAGAACGACAGCACGAGCGACGTGACGGCGAGGGCTGCCAGGGCGAGGTAGACGACGCGGTACATCGAGACGCGCCCCAGGAGGGCGAAGACGCGGTTCCAGACCGCGGTGACGGATCCGAGCACGTCACACCGCCTGGAGGGGCTCGTGGGCGCCTGCGGGCGGCACGATGCGGATGCCGTCGCCCGGCCGCACCTCTCCTCCGGTGAGCACGATCGACATGACGCCGGCCAAGCGCACGGTGGCTCCCCCGTCGTCGACGTACACGAGCTCCTTCATCAGCCCCTCCGACAGTCCGTTGATCTGGGTGCAGGGATTGCGGAGCCCCGTGAGCTCGACGACGGCCTCGTCGCCGATCTCGAGCCGCGTCCCGCGCGGAAGGCCGAGCAGGTCGACCCCCGACGTGGTGATGTTCTCGCCCATCGCCCCCGGATCGATCCGGTGGCCGCGCTCGTCCATCTCGGCGAACAGCTCGGCGTGGATGAGATGCACCTGCCGCAGGTTGGGCGTCGACGGATCGCGCCGCACGCGGGAGAGGTGCTGCACCGTCGCCCCGGCGTGCGCATCGCCCTCGACGCCGAAGCCGGCGATCAGGGTGATGGCCTCGCGCGTGGGCTTGCTGAAGCGGTGCGCGTCGTCGCGGGCGACGGCGACGACCTGTCCGAGGGGAAGCGAGTCGGTCACCTCTCCACGCTAGCCTCTCGGCGGAAGAGGTCGGCGCGGCAGCCGGGCGACCAGTCCACGCGGCCGTCGGTGGTCATCCGCACCCACTCGACGCCCCAGTCGTGCGCGAGGCGCGGTCCCCCGTCGAAGAAGAGCGCCGTGGCGATGGCGTCTGCGCGCATCGCGGTGGGCGCCACCGCCCAGGTCGCTGCGACGGTGTGCACCGGAACGCCTGTCCGGGCGTCGAGCACGTGATGCAGGCCGTCGCCCCACGCGCGCCGGTTCACCGCCGACGCGCAGAGTGCGGCATCCGTCACCTCCCAGACGCCGATCGCGCGGCGCGCATCGAACGGATGCTCCAGCCCGATCCGCTGCGGAGCGCCGCGCACGGCCATGTCGCCCCCGGCGTCGACGACGAAGCCGCCCGGGGAGGCGAGCGCCACCACGTCGGCCACGAGGTCGACGAGCCGGCCCTTTCCCAGCGCGCCCACGTCGATCGTCGCGGGGCGGTCGAGGGCGAGGATCCCGTCGTGCCACGTCAGTGCGCGTACCCAATCCGCAGGCGCCGCGACGGGCACGCCGGCGGTGAGCGAGTAGCCCGCGTCGTAGCCCAGGCGCTCGAGGGATGCCCCGATCAGCGGGTTGACGGCGCCGCCCGTGGCATCGGACAGCTCGACGAACGCGTCGAGCATCGCTGCGGCGTCGGGCGGCGCGGGCACGGCCCCTCCTGCGGACGCGAGCGACCCGACGAGCGAATCGGCGCGGAATCGCGACCAGGCCGCGTCGAAGTCGTCGATCACGGCCGCGACCCGCTGCCGCGTCTTCTCACCGAGCGGTGCGTCCGCCACGATCTCCCACGCCGTGCCGATCGCGTCGAATCGCCACGTGTCGCCGGTGGACTGCGCCGGCACCGGGCGGGACATCGCTCAGAGGGCCGCTTCGGCCTTGATCGCGTCGATCGCCTGGTTGAAGCCGCTGCTCGTCAGGGACGATCCGGCGACGCGGCTGACGGAGATCTCGTCGATGTCCTCGCCGACGACGACATCGGAGATGCCGCCGATGAACTGGCCCTGGTATTGCTCGGACTCGGCCTTCTGCGGATCGCCGACGACCTCGACCGCCGTGATGACGTCGCTGTCGAGCGTGACGGTGACCGAGATCGTCTCGACCGTCTCGGGCGTCGAGTACGAGCCCTCGGCGGTGTAGGTGCCGTCGGCGTAGGTCGCGGCGCCGCCGGTGTCGGTGCCGGTCGTCCCGGCGTCCGAACGCGTGTCGGTCGAGGCGTCGTCGGCGGCCGGGGAGCATCCGGCGAGCAGGACGATGCCTGCGACCGCGGCGACGGTCGCGCCGGCGCGGAGAGAGCGAGCGGGACGTGTGGCGACGGCGGTGCGGATCATGGTGGTCCTCCTGGGTCGTTGGTGTCGAGGTCGGCGCTCGCAGGTCGGCGCCGTGAGGGGATCCTGACAGCGCTCACTATGAGCGACCTCTGAAGGAGGTCACGTTCGGATGCGCCCGATCGTTCAGATCCGGCGTCAGGCCGCCCCGTCGAACATGCTCGTGACCGATCCGTCCTCGAAGACCTCGTGGATCGCGCGAGCGAGCAGCGGCGCGATCGGGAGGATCGTGAGCGTCGGGAAGCGCTTGGAGTCGGGGATCGGGATCGTGTCGGTCACGACGACCTCGTCGATCGCGTCGCTCTGCAGACGCTGCGCGGCCGGGTCGCTGAAGATCGGATGGGTCGCCGCCACGATCACCTTGACGGCCCCGTTGGCCTTGAGCGCCTCGGCCGCCTTCACGATCGTGCCGCCGGTGTCGATCATGTCGTCGACGAGGAGACACACCCGTCCGCTGACGTCACCGACGATCTCGTTGACCGTGACCTCGTTCGCGACATTCGGGTCGCGGCGCTTGTGGATGATCGCGAGCGGCGCGCCCAGGCTGTCGGACCAGGTGTCGGCCACGCGCACCCTGCCGGTGTCGGGCGAGACGACCGTGAGCTTGGCGCGGTCGTCGTCGCTCAGCGTGTTCTGGAAGTACTCGAGCAGCACGGGCTTGGCGAACAGATGGTCGACCGGCCCGTCGAAGAAGCCCTGGATCTGCGCAGCGTGGAGGTCGACGCTCATGACGCGGTCGGCGCCCGCCGTCTTGAGCAGGTCGGCGACGAGACGGGCGCTGATGGGCTCGCGCCCACGGCCCTTCTTGTCCTGCCGCGAGTACGGGTAGTACGGCGCGACGACGGTGATCCGCTTCGCGGACGCGCGCTTGGCGGCATCCAGCATGATCAGCGTCTCCATGAGCCACTCGTTGACCGGAGGCCCGAAGCTCTGGATCAGGAAGAAGTCGCAGCCGCGGATCGACACCTCGAACCGGGTGAGGATCTCGCCCGACGCGAACGTGCGGTACTCGGTGGGCACCAGCTCGGTGCCCAGATGCTCGGTGACCTCCGCCGCGAGCGCCGGGTGCGAGCTTCCCCGGGCGATGACCAGCCGCTTCTTGGTCTTGGCGACCAGTCCGGGTGCGATGTCGTTATCGCGATCGAGTTCAACGGTCTTCTTCTTGCGCCCCATCGTCCGCCTTCTGTGCGGACCGAGCCTTGGCCGCGGCATCCGCCGCGCCTGTTCCCGGTCTGTTGTTCTCGACCCACCCCTCGACATTGCGCTGAGGGGCCACGCTGAGAGCCAGGGCACCGGCGGGAACATCCTTGCGGATGACCGCCCCGGCCCCGGTCTTCGCGCCGTCTCCGATCCTAACGGGCGCGACGAAGACGTTGTGCGAGCCGGTGTGCACCTCGTCGCCGATCTCGGTGCGGTGCTTGGTGATGTCGTCGTAGTTCGCGGTGATCGCGCCGGCGCCGAGGTTCACCCCCGTGCCGATGGTCGTGTCGCCGATGTACGACAGGTGCGGCACCTTGCTCCGCTCGCCGATCGTGGAGTTCTTCGTCTCCACGAAGGTGCCGATCTTGCCCTTGTCGCCCAGGTACGTGCCCGGGCGGAGGTAGGCGAAGGGCCCGACGGTGGCCCCGGCGCCGATCACGGCGAGCGTCGCGTCGGTGCGGGTGACCACCGCGTTCTCCCCCACCTCGCAGTCGACGAGGCTCGTGTCGGGACCGATCGTCGCGCCGGCGCCGATCGCCGTGGCCCGCAGGATGTGCGTGTTCGGCAGCACCGTCACGTCGGGAGCCAGCGTCGCGGTGACGTCGATCCATGTGGTCGCGGGGTCGAGGATCGACGCTCCCTCGAGCTGCCAGCGGCGCACCGTCCGGGCGTTGAGCAGTCGCGCGGCCTCGGACAGCTGCACGCGGTCGTTCACCCCCAAGGCGGCCGAGGCGCTCGGTGCGCTCGATGCGGCGACGACGAGCCGCGAGGCGCGCAGCAGGGCGACCACGTCGGTGAGGTACTTCTCGCCCTGCGCGTTGGCTGTGCCGACGAGGGCCAGGTGGGTGCGCAGGGCGGGCGCCTGGAAGACGTAGACCCCCGCGTTGATCTCGGTGACGGATGCCTCGTCCGCCGTCGCGTCCTTCTGCTCGACGATGCGCGACACCGCGCCGTCCACGTCGCGGATGACGCGGCCGTAGCCGGTGGCGTCGTCGACGACGGCGCTCAGCACGGTCGCCGCCGCCGCGCCGGAGCGGTGCGCGCTGACGAGCGCCGCGAGGGTGCCCGCCTCGAGGAGCGGAACGTCACCGCTGAGCACGAGCACGTCGCCGTCGAAGTCGCCGAGCGCGTCGAGGGCGAGCTCGACGGCGCGCCCGGTACCCGGAACGTCGTCCTGGTCGACGACGACGACTCCGGGTGCTGCGGCGACGACCGCGTCGGCGACGAGGTCGCGCTCGTGGCGCACCACCACCACCAGGCGCTCGGGCGAGAGCGTCAGGGCGGTGTCGATCACGTGGCCCACGAGTGGGCGGCCGCCGATGCGGTGCAGGACCTTCGGCAGCGAGGATTTCATGCGCGTCCCCTGGCCGGCGGCCAGCACGATCACGGCGAGACTGCGGTCGTCGATGTTGTGGGTCATGCTCCGCCGCCAGGATTCGAACCTGGACCTAACAGCTCCAAAGGCTGTCGTGCTGCCGTTACACCACGGCGGACCACCGCGCCCGGCGCGGCCGCCGTCAAGTCTGCCAGACCTCTCCGCACGCCCTGCCCGCGGTGGACTGCCCTCCCCCCGATAATGGGGGGATGGCCAAGGAGACCGACGAGGTCGATCGCATCGTCGAGGCGTGGATCGCGCAGCGACCCGATCTCGACTTCTCGCCGCTCGAGGTGCTCTCACGCGTCGACCGGCTCTCCCGGCACCTCGACCGCGCCCGGCGCGACGCGTTCCGCCGGAGCGACCTCGAGCCGTGGGAGTGGGACGTCCTGTCGGCGCTGCGGCGCGCGGGCGAGCCGTTCCAGCTCAGCCCGAAGCAGCTGCTCCTCCAGACGCTGGTCTCCAGCGGCACGATGACCAACCGCATCGATCGGCTCGTCGGCCGCAGGCTCGTCAGACGCGAGGCCGACCCCGACGACGGGCGCAGCATCCTGGTGATCCTCAGCGACGACGGGAAGACACGGGTGGATGCCGCGATCACGCGCCTCGTCGATGCCGAAGCGGTGCTGCTCGCCGGGCTCTCGCGCGGTGACCGCGAGCGCCTCGCCGGCCTCCTGCGCAAGCTGAGCCTCGGCTTCGACGCCTGAGAGCGCGCAGCCGGACGGTCAGCCCATCTGCTCGGTGAGCTCGAACCACCTCAGCTCGACGTCGTCGCGCTCGGCCTCCAGCCCACCGATGCGGGCCATCTCGGCGCCGAGGCCGACGTAGTCGGACTGGTCGTGCTCGGCGAGCGCCGTGCGGGCGGCGGCGATCTGCTTCTCCAGCTTCTCGAGGCGACGCTCCAGTGCGGAGAGCTCCTTCTGGGCGGTGCGCAGGTCGGCGCCGCTGAGCCCCGTCGCGGCAGGGACGACGGATGCCCCGGCCGGCCCGCCGGGGAGCGCCGCGGGAGCCTCCCGCTCGCGCGTGCGCAGCCGCAGGTACTCGTCGACGCCACCGGGCAGATGCCGGAGGTGCCCGCCGAGGATCGCGTACTGCTGATCGGTGACGCGCTCGATGAAGTAGCGGTCGTGCGAGACGACGAGGAGCGTGCCGGGCCACGTGTCGAGGAGGTCCTCCATCGCGGCGAGCATGTCGGTGTCGAGATCGTTGGTGGGCTCGTCGAGGATGAGCACGTTCGGCTGCTCGAGCAGGATCAGCAGCAGCTGCAGGCGGCGCTTCTGACCTCCGGAGAGGTCCTTGACCGGCGTCGAGAGCTGGGCGCTGGCGAACCCCATCCGCTCGAGCAGCTGCCCGGGGGTGACCTCCTGCGCCTTAGACCCGCTCCCGAACGTGTAGGTGGTGCGCAGTCGCTCGATGACCGCGCGCACCGGATCGTCGAGATGCTCCTCGAGCTCGTCGAGTCGCTGGGTCAGGGTCGCGACCTGCACGGTCTTGCCCCGCTTGACCCGTCCTGCGGTCGGTACGACGTCGCCGGAGACCAGGCCGAGCAGCGTCGACTTGCCGGCGCCGTTGACACCCAGGATGCCGGTGCGCTCGCCCGGGGCGATGCGCCACTCGACCGGATGGAGCACCTCCCGGGGCGGACCGCCACCGGGCGACGGGTAGGTCACCGACGCATCGAGGAGGTCGACGACATCCTTGCCCAGTCGCGAGACCGCCAGCGACTGCAGCTCGGTCTTGTCGCGGATCTCGGGCACGTCGGCGATGAGCTCGTTCGCCGCGTCGATGCGGAACTTGGGCTTCGATGTGCGGGCCGGCGCGCCGCGACGGAGCCACGCCAGCTCCTTGCGAGCGAGGTTCTGCCGACGCGCCTCGATCGTCGCGGCCTGCCGGTCGCGCTCGACGCGCTGCAGGATGTAGGCCGCGTAGCCGCCGTCGAAGGGCTCGACGACACGGTCGTGCACCTCCCACGTGCGGGTGCATACCTCGTCGAGGAACCACCGGTCGTGCGTGACGACGAGGAGCCCGCCCTGACTGGCCGACCAGCGCCGCTTGAGGTGCTCGGCGAG
Protein-coding regions in this window:
- a CDS encoding MarR family winged helix-turn-helix transcriptional regulator, which encodes MAKETDEVDRIVEAWIAQRPDLDFSPLEVLSRVDRLSRHLDRARRDAFRRSDLEPWEWDVLSALRRAGEPFQLSPKQLLLQTLVSSGTMTNRIDRLVGRRLVRREADPDDGRSILVILSDDGKTRVDAAITRLVDAEAVLLAGLSRGDRERLAGLLRKLSLGFDA
- a CDS encoding ABC-F family ATP-binding cassette domain-containing protein, which codes for MAHLLGAEALHLEFPTKVVFDGVSLGVDEGDRIGIVGRNGDGKSSLLAMLAGRLAPDSGRVTVRSGVSVGVLDQADTLDDALTIAQTVVGDRLEHEWAGDSRVRDVIAGLLGGLPWDGPVTDLSGGQRRRVALAALLTGDHDVIFLDEPTNHLDVEAIAWLAEHLKRRWSASQGGLLVVTHDRWFLDEVCTRTWEVHDRVVEPFDGGYAAYILQRVERDRQAATIEARRQNLARKELAWLRRGAPARTSKPKFRIDAANELIADVPEIRDKTELQSLAVSRLGKDVVDLLDASVTYPSPGGGPPREVLHPVEWRIAPGERTGILGVNGAGKSTLLGLVSGDVVPTAGRVKRGKTVQVATLTQRLDELEEHLDDPVRAVIERLRTTYTFGSGSKAQEVTPGQLLERMGFASAQLSTPVKDLSGGQKRRLQLLLILLEQPNVLILDEPTNDLDTDMLAAMEDLLDTWPGTLLVVSHDRYFIERVTDQQYAILGGHLRHLPGGVDEYLRLRTREREAPAALPGGPAGASVVPAATGLSGADLRTAQKELSALERRLEKLEKQIAAARTALAEHDQSDYVGLGAEMARIGGLEAERDDVELRWFELTEQMG